A window from Chloroflexota bacterium encodes these proteins:
- a CDS encoding DUF427 domain-containing protein, whose product MAIGVESVWQYPRPPVAVACSRRARVELAGAVLAESVRALRVLETSHPPTIYIPPGDVRVELLVPGGAATTWCEFKGEATYLDASIGERRFTAIAWTYRDPASQYAVLRDHVAFYPTWVDAAWLDDERVRAQESDFYGGWITDEVIGPFKGPGGTAGW is encoded by the coding sequence ATGGCGATCGGGGTCGAGAGCGTCTGGCAGTATCCGCGGCCGCCTGTGGCGGTAGCCTGCTCGCGGCGGGCCCGCGTCGAACTGGCCGGTGCGGTGCTGGCCGAGTCGGTCCGGGCGCTGAGGGTGCTCGAGACCAGCCATCCGCCGACCATCTACATCCCTCCGGGCGACGTTCGAGTCGAGCTCTTGGTCCCCGGAGGCGCGGCGACGACATGGTGCGAGTTCAAGGGAGAAGCAACCTACCTCGACGCTTCGATCGGGGAAAGGCGTTTCACAGCCATCGCCTGGACGTACCGCGATCCCGCCTCTCAGTACGCAGTCCTGCGTGACCACGTCGCGTTCTACCCCACCTGGGTCGATGCCGCCTGGCTCGATGACGAGAGAGTCCGCGCGCAGGAGAGCGACTTCTACGGTGGCTGGATCACCGACGAGGTGATCGGTCCGTTCAAAGGTCCCGGCGGCACTGCCGGGTGGTAA